Proteins encoded within one genomic window of Deltaproteobacteria bacterium:
- a CDS encoding 4a-hydroxytetrahydrobiopterin dehydratase produces the protein MNQLTEEKCVACRADAPVVTQQEIQELTPQMPDWAMIEEDGIPKLDRLFKFRNFAQALAFTATVGDIAEEEGHHPRIVTEWGRVRVTWWTHKIRNLHRNDFIMAAKTDGVYGDAG, from the coding sequence ATGAACCAATTGACCGAAGAGAAATGCGTCGCGTGCCGGGCGGACGCCCCGGTGGTGACGCAGCAGGAAATTCAGGAACTCACGCCGCAGATGCCCGACTGGGCCATGATCGAGGAGGACGGCATTCCCAAGCTGGACCGGCTCTTCAAGTTCAGGAACTTCGCCCAGGCGCTGGCGTTCACGGCGACGGTGGGCGACATCGCCGAGGAGGAAGGACATCACCCGAGGATCGTCACCGAATGGGGCCGCGTGCGCGTGACCTGGTGGACCCACAAGATCCGCAACCTGCACCGGAACGACTTCATCATGGCGGCCAAGACCGACGGGGTCTACGGCGACGCCGGGTGA
- a CDS encoding amidohydrolase family protein — MADYPILDADSHIRETVDDYRSRVPEVYQRIRQGYFPSDTWDRFLGRMGKQTIGTSGYVEDMDVEGIKLSVTYPTMALSLSLVPQTDLQKALARAWNDYIGEVQQQNPRMKGVATVSLKDVPAAVEELNRAITKWHHPGVMLHTHGHKKNLGAEEFWPIYAEAERLGVPVCFHGNSWGAEGQERWESFLQAHTVSFAFEIMQAFLGITTCGVLERYPKLKVGFFEAGCGWLPYWLDRIDEHYERRSEEAPLLKGKPSDYVKSGRVYVSFDPDDPMLPYCMDRYGDDMWLFAADYPHWDTIWPNATKEVRERTDISEDQKRKVFFDNCNRFYSLGLEA; from the coding sequence ATGGCAGACTATCCCATTCTGGATGCCGACTCGCACATCCGCGAGACCGTCGACGACTACCGTTCCCGCGTACCCGAGGTGTACCAACGCATCCGCCAGGGGTACTTCCCCAGCGACACCTGGGACCGCTTTCTCGGACGCATGGGCAAGCAGACCATCGGTACGAGCGGATACGTCGAGGACATGGACGTGGAGGGCATCAAACTCAGCGTCACGTACCCGACCATGGCGCTAAGCCTGAGCCTCGTGCCCCAGACCGACCTCCAGAAGGCGCTGGCGCGGGCATGGAACGACTACATCGGGGAGGTCCAGCAGCAGAACCCGCGCATGAAGGGCGTCGCCACCGTGTCGCTGAAGGACGTGCCCGCGGCGGTCGAGGAGTTGAACCGCGCCATAACCAAGTGGCACCACCCGGGCGTGATGCTCCACACCCACGGCCACAAGAAGAACCTGGGCGCCGAGGAGTTCTGGCCCATCTACGCCGAGGCCGAGCGCCTGGGTGTCCCGGTCTGCTTCCACGGCAACTCCTGGGGCGCCGAGGGGCAGGAGCGCTGGGAGTCCTTCCTCCAGGCCCATACCGTGAGCTTCGCCTTCGAGATCATGCAGGCCTTCCTGGGCATCACCACCTGCGGCGTGCTGGAGCGCTATCCCAAGCTCAAGGTGGGCTTCTTCGAGGCGGGATGCGGCTGGCTCCCCTACTGGCTGGACCGCATCGACGAGCACTACGAGCGCCGCAGCGAGGAAGCGCCGTTGCTCAAGGGCAAGCCCAGCGACTACGTGAAGAGCGGCCGCGTGTACGTCAGCTTCGATCCCGACGACCCCATGCTGCCCTACTGCATGGACCGCTACGGCGACGACATGTGGCTGTTCGCCGCCGACTACCCGCACTGGGACACCATCTGGCCCAACGCCACCAAGGAGGTGCGCGAGCGCACCGACATCTCCGAGGATCAGAAGCGGAAGGTCTTCTTCGACAACTGCAACCGGTTCTACAGCTTGGGGTTGGAGGCGTAG
- a CDS encoding amidohydrolase family protein, producing the protein MASEAQRIHDGLKHPVIDGDGHWIEPIPVFLEYLSEAGGPGAVDQIKDLWRRNQSWYRSTPQERQHHRMRRTIWWGVTADTLDKATGLLPGLLNERLPELGIDFAMIYPSFGLSVNGIPDDDLHRAGVRAYNMMTADMFGPYPERFCPVAIIPAHNPDEALEELEYAVVQRGYRAIMLRGNQERKIPGAAEGIDPRKAAWYCDNIALDSPYDYEPVWRRCVELGVAVTQHSGSGRWHDRASISNFTFNHVGHFAESNHAFARGVFLGGLVNRYPSLNFGFMEGGISWACQMCFDMIEHWEKRRRAGLQYPSDTNVEELKGFIERYGDERLKANADALMDNLDAFRPNCSVEDLSKPEYVVDDFEAAGINSEEDVEAVFATNFFFGCEADDRATMWAFDPRMGVRLQPIFSSDFTHFDVPDFKEVIPEAHEMVEKGHVNEQDFREFTFTNAARLHTRNNPDFFKGTAVEKAVAEELKLY; encoded by the coding sequence ATGGCAAGCGAAGCGCAACGGATACACGACGGCCTGAAACACCCGGTAATCGACGGCGACGGACACTGGATCGAGCCGATCCCGGTCTTCCTGGAATACCTGAGCGAGGCGGGCGGCCCCGGCGCCGTCGACCAGATCAAGGACCTCTGGCGCCGCAACCAGTCCTGGTACCGGTCGACCCCGCAGGAGCGCCAGCACCACCGCATGCGCCGCACTATCTGGTGGGGCGTCACCGCGGACACCCTCGACAAGGCCACGGGCCTCTTGCCGGGCCTGCTGAACGAGCGGCTGCCGGAACTGGGCATCGACTTCGCGATGATCTATCCCAGCTTCGGGCTGAGCGTGAACGGCATTCCGGACGACGATCTGCACCGCGCCGGCGTGCGTGCCTACAACATGATGACGGCCGACATGTTCGGGCCGTATCCCGAGCGGTTCTGCCCCGTGGCCATCATCCCGGCGCACAACCCGGACGAAGCCCTGGAAGAGCTGGAGTACGCGGTGGTGCAGCGCGGCTACCGCGCCATCATGCTGCGCGGCAACCAGGAGCGGAAGATTCCGGGCGCGGCCGAGGGCATCGATCCGCGCAAGGCCGCCTGGTACTGCGACAACATCGCCCTGGACAGCCCCTATGACTACGAGCCCGTGTGGCGCCGCTGCGTCGAGCTGGGCGTCGCCGTGACCCAACACTCGGGCAGCGGCCGCTGGCACGATCGCGCCTCCATCAGCAACTTCACCTTCAACCACGTGGGCCACTTCGCCGAGTCGAACCACGCCTTCGCCCGCGGCGTCTTCCTCGGCGGCCTGGTGAACCGTTACCCGAGCCTCAACTTCGGCTTCATGGAAGGCGGTATAAGCTGGGCCTGCCAGATGTGCTTCGACATGATCGAGCATTGGGAGAAGCGCCGGCGCGCCGGGTTGCAGTACCCGAGCGACACCAACGTGGAGGAATTGAAGGGGTTCATCGAGCGCTACGGCGACGAGCGGCTCAAGGCCAACGCCGATGCCCTCATGGACAACCTCGACGCGTTCCGGCCCAACTGCAGCGTCGAGGATCTATCCAAGCCCGAGTACGTGGTGGACGACTTCGAGGCCGCGGGCATCAACTCCGAGGAGGATGTCGAAGCGGTGTTCGCCACGAACTTCTTCTTCGGCTGCGAGGCCGACGACCGCGCCACCATGTGGGCGTTCGACCCGCGCATGGGCGTGCGCCTCCAGCCGATCTTCAGCTCGGACTTCACCCACTTCGACGTGCCCGACTTCAAGGAAGTGATTCCCGAGGCCCACGAGATGGTGGAGAAGGGCCACGTGAACGAGCAGGATTTCCGCGAGTTCACCTTCACCAACGCCGCGCGCCTGCACACGCGGAACAACCCCGACTTCTTCAAGGGCACGGCCGTCGAGAAGGCCGTGGCGGAGGAGCTGAAGCTTTACTGA
- a CDS encoding putative toxin-antitoxin system toxin component, PIN family, whose translation MDTNVLVAAFTTRGFCYDILQVVLAQHRLLVGKTVLEELERILVDKLGVPMEDVSHVVGFVREHAEVVVPIEPASWPSTDPADRWIAAAALRGAADLLVTGDKDFLEAETVPGLRIVSPRGLWEWLRTENADC comes from the coding sequence TTGGACACCAACGTCCTGGTCGCCGCCTTCACAACCCGCGGGTTCTGTTACGATATCCTGCAAGTCGTTCTTGCCCAACACCGGCTTCTCGTCGGCAAGACGGTTCTCGAAGAACTCGAACGGATTCTTGTCGACAAGCTCGGCGTACCCATGGAGGACGTGAGTCACGTGGTCGGTTTCGTGCGCGAGCATGCGGAAGTCGTCGTGCCCATCGAACCCGCGTCATGGCCCTCGACGGACCCTGCCGATCGTTGGATAGCCGCCGCCGCGCTCAGGGGAGCCGCGGATTTGCTGGTGACTGGAGACAAGGACTTCCTTGAGGCTGAAACGGTGCCCGGCCTGCGGATTGTGAGCCCGAGGGGGTTGTGGGAGTGGCTGCGAACAGAGAATGCCGATTGTTGA
- a CDS encoding tyrosine-type recombinase/integrase produces MSKPEYLSLSKRIIDRLSVDDKDTVFWDRDLPGFGIRVYPSGAKVYVVQTRVFGRSKRVTVGRHGELFADQARKEATRIIARIKAGESAPLAEPSAAPTVADLAERYQREYVAMHCKPLTVSHYGLMLRKHIVPALGKLLVSEVERKHIMAFQYGLRDMPTVANRAVEILVKMFKLADAWGWRPSGRNPCRFVRRYKVEKHHERFLTAEELYRLGRALDAAPAERLASTHAAAAIRLLVLTGCRRNEVLGLRWEDLDFQAGEMRLADSKTGARVVPLPPTAARVLASLSRVPGKSRVFPGRKKGDRQHNINDSWNRVRERAGLDGVRLHDLRHSFASRALALGESLSMIGELLGHRKVQTTARYAHLTRDSVRASTATVAESIGADILPE; encoded by the coding sequence GTGTCCAAACCCGAGTACCTTAGCCTCTCGAAACGCATTATCGACCGTCTCTCGGTCGATGACAAGGACACCGTTTTCTGGGACCGTGACCTTCCCGGATTCGGCATCCGGGTCTACCCTTCGGGCGCGAAGGTCTACGTCGTGCAGACCCGCGTCTTCGGCCGCTCCAAGCGCGTCACCGTGGGCCGCCACGGCGAGCTTTTCGCCGACCAGGCCCGCAAGGAAGCCACCCGGATCATCGCCCGCATCAAGGCCGGCGAGTCTGCACCCTTGGCGGAACCTTCCGCCGCCCCGACGGTTGCTGACTTGGCCGAACGCTACCAGCGCGAGTACGTGGCCATGCACTGCAAGCCCTTGACCGTGTCCCACTACGGTCTCATGCTCCGCAAGCACATCGTGCCGGCGCTGGGAAAGCTTCTGGTTTCAGAGGTCGAGCGCAAGCACATCATGGCGTTTCAGTACGGGCTGAGGGACATGCCCACGGTGGCGAACCGGGCCGTGGAAATCCTTGTCAAGATGTTCAAACTGGCCGATGCGTGGGGATGGCGGCCGTCAGGCAGGAATCCCTGCCGGTTCGTGCGCCGCTACAAGGTGGAGAAGCACCACGAGCGATTCCTGACCGCCGAGGAACTCTACCGGCTCGGTCGGGCGTTGGACGCGGCTCCAGCCGAGCGGTTGGCGTCAACCCATGCGGCCGCGGCGATCCGGTTGCTGGTGCTGACCGGGTGCCGGCGGAACGAGGTTCTAGGACTCCGGTGGGAGGATCTGGACTTCCAGGCCGGAGAGATGCGGTTGGCGGACAGCAAGACCGGAGCGCGGGTCGTGCCGCTGCCGCCGACGGCGGCGAGGGTGCTGGCGAGCCTCTCACGGGTTCCGGGCAAATCACGGGTGTTTCCGGGGAGGAAGAAGGGCGACCGCCAGCACAACATCAACGACTCCTGGAACCGCGTGCGCGAGCGGGCCGGTCTCGACGGCGTGCGCCTTCATGACCTGCGGCACTCCTTCGCTTCGAGGGCACTGGCGCTCGGGGAGAGCCTGTCAATGATCGGGGAGCTGTTGGGACACCGGAAGGTGCAGACCACGGCCCGCTACGCTCATCTGACACGGGACTCGGTGCGAGCATCGACAGCCACGGTGGCGGAGAGCATCGGAGCGGACATTCTGCCGGAGTAG